Proteins from a single region of Pirellulales bacterium:
- the dnaN gene encoding DNA polymerase III subunit beta, with translation MKITCERDRLLSAFQAAASVAPARSPKPILQNVKLEVQGDSATLLATDLEIGIRVELPGIEVTTPGATVLPTGRFQSILRESTDAKLHLEADDSGTVVRGERSEFKLPGENPTEFPAVQSFGEAKYHEIPARLLREMIRRTVFATDNESTRYALGGVLLEMEENKLTAVGTDGRRLAKMEGPAQSVGGHRTGDNATIVPTKAMTLIERVLSDAETEVAIAAGPNSVLVRNERTTIYSRLVEGRFPKWRDVFPQRDNVTKLDLVVGTMHSAVRQAMIVTNEASRGVDFSFAGGVATLSARSAELGQSRVEIPVAYDGPEIGVTLDPRYVNDFLRVLDAEKNFALELKDADSAAVCRTEDGYGYVIMPLARER, from the coding sequence ATGAAGATCACCTGCGAACGCGATCGACTGCTGAGTGCTTTCCAAGCGGCCGCTTCGGTAGCCCCTGCCCGCAGTCCCAAGCCGATCCTGCAAAACGTCAAGCTCGAAGTGCAGGGGGATAGTGCCACGCTGCTGGCGACCGATCTCGAAATCGGTATTCGTGTCGAATTGCCTGGTATCGAGGTCACGACCCCCGGGGCCACGGTGCTGCCGACCGGCCGCTTCCAGTCGATCTTGCGCGAATCGACCGATGCGAAGCTGCACCTCGAGGCGGACGACAGCGGCACGGTCGTGCGTGGCGAGCGGAGCGAGTTCAAGCTGCCGGGCGAGAACCCGACGGAGTTCCCGGCCGTGCAGTCCTTTGGCGAAGCCAAGTACCACGAGATTCCTGCCCGGCTGCTGCGCGAGATGATTCGCCGTACCGTCTTTGCCACCGACAATGAGAGCACGCGTTATGCCTTGGGGGGCGTGCTGCTCGAAATGGAAGAGAACAAGCTCACGGCGGTTGGGACCGATGGACGCCGTTTGGCCAAGATGGAAGGCCCCGCTCAGTCCGTGGGGGGGCATCGCACGGGCGATAACGCCACGATTGTGCCGACCAAGGCCATGACGCTCATCGAACGGGTACTCAGCGATGCCGAGACCGAGGTGGCCATCGCCGCCGGGCCGAACAGCGTGCTGGTGCGCAACGAGCGCACCACGATCTACAGCCGGCTGGTCGAAGGCCGTTTCCCGAAATGGCGCGACGTCTTTCCCCAGCGCGACAACGTCACCAAGCTCGATCTCGTTGTCGGCACGATGCACTCGGCGGTCCGCCAGGCGATGATCGTGACGAACGAGGCCAGCCGCGGCGTCGACTTCAGCTTCGCTGGCGGCGTGGCGACCCTCAGTGCCCGCAGCGCCGAGTTGGGGCAATCGCGGGTCGAGATACCGGTCGCTTACGATGGCCCGGAGATCGGCGTCACGCTCGACCCGCGCTATGTGAACGATTTTCTGCGCGTCCTCGATGCCGAGAAGAACTTCGCGCTCGAGTTGAAAGATGCCGACAGCGCGGCCGTCTGCCGCACCGAAGATGGCTACGGCTACGTGATCATGCCCCTGGCCCGCGAGAGATAG